A segment of the Synechococcus sp. MEDNS5 genome:
TGAAAACGAGGCGCTGGTTGAGCAGCCGCGTTTCAAACACATCGCCATGGGACGTGAACCGTTTCTGCGCGAACTGCGGGTCGCGGAAAAAGTCGAGGGTTTCCTTCAGGCCGGTTACTGCACCCGTGCTCGGAAGTGACCTGGCCGTCATGGCGCGCGGGAGAGAGGAGGCCACACGCTATCGAGCAGGGGAAGTGCTTTGATCGCCCTGTTGGTGTGACATTGACGATGGCTGGATCCGGCATGCAGGACGCGCTGGCAGCGCTGGTTGCCGATGTGGGAATGGGCAATGTGATTGATGCAGAACTGCTCGAGGGCTGCCCTGTGGCAGCCCACGAGCTCGATGAGATGGATGCCGATCAGGCGGCGCGGGTGGCGGCGCACTGTTTCCAGACCCTCTTTGATCACAGCGTGGAAGCGCCTGTGGGGCTGGAGGCGGATGCCTCCGCGGGTCTGTGGAGCGGCACCCTTGATGACTTCCGCTTCAGCATCAGCCGCGACGATCTCGGCGATCTGGTGTTGGATTTCAGCAGTGTCCAGGCATGACCATCGAGGAGCTCCGCGGAGACCTTGGTCAGCGGATCGGCAAGAGAGTGGAGGTGCTGTTCACCCGCGATGGAGAGCCTGCGCAGGAGATGACCGATCTCTATCAGGCCTCTCCTGCGGGCTTCGGGGGGCAGTTGCAGCTTCGCGATGGATCACGTCTGGCCTGGGAACTGTGGCTTGAGGATGGGGAGCGCTGGAACTTCCAGGCTTCACCCATTCACTGATGAACGGATCGTTTTTGGCTGTTTGCTTCAGGCAAGGAGCCAAGTGCAGATATTAAGTTGTGTTTTGATGATTATCCCAAGGTCAATATGGCTTGATACGCATCAATAATTGGCTTGGATCGGAAGCCGGGATGATGTTTTGATTCCGCACTGATCCTGTAGTTCTTGATTCGTGCATTGCCGCATTGGTTATGGTTTGTCTATGGGTATTGAACTGCAATTAGTTGTCTCCCGAGGCACCGCACGTGGTCTTATTAATGGATCTTCTGCTGCTGATTATGGAGAGGTGATTTCACTTTGCAAGGTGCTTTATCTTGAGGGGGATTACCAGTTGGCAGCTGATCTTCTTCAGTTGGCAAAGACTTTGCAGCCAACTCCTCTAGAACTTGCTCAATTTGGCTCTATTGATGAGTCTTCTACACGGATGAAGGGTGCTTGGGAGGGCATGACCAGTCATTCCCCCCCCGCTTGTCAATCCTAGGTTCAGAGGTTGAGTCGCTTGCCCTGCTGACCGCTGCGGTCACTTGGTTCCTTGTGGCATGCACATGTCTGGGGGCCCATCCTTCAGTTGTTCCTGGATTTTGGGTAGTAGTGAGCAATGGTGGGCAACGGAGGCTGTTTGTTAAGGCCCCTTCGCCGGCTCGCAAGGTTGAATTTGCTTCTTTGTTTAAGCAGCTCGTGTGAATCTGAAATTTTCACGACAATGGGAGTGACATTGCCTTAACAACGTGCGCGCACTGTTTCTCTGCTGTGCTGTTCTTTGCGTGAGTGCTCAGGGGCTTGTCACCCCAGCTGCTTTGGCCCACTCCGGTCATGGTGATGAGTTTGTCCAGAACGGTGAGGTTGATCAGGTGAAGGCATCGCCTGATCAGGATCAGCTCCTTGGGATCATCACGGATGCTCCCCAGAGCGGGCCTGATGGGCAATTGACGGTGCCGAGCGTTGCTGTTGTTGATGCTGCTGGGAAACCTCTGGTGTTTGTACGCAGCGGCAGCACGTACGACCCGGTGTTCGTACGTCTCGGGGCGGCAACGAACGACCGCATTGTTGTTCTGGAGGGTGTGACTGCCGATGAACAGGTGGTTGTTTCAGGAGCTCTTTCGCTTTACGCCGAGTCTCAGAAGCGGGATCGTGTTCCGGTTGAAAAGAGTCCAACAAGCACCGCAGTGGCCGAATCGGGCCAGGCTGCAGTTGAGCCTGTACAAAACAGTGCCCCTGCATGGATTCTCCCCGGAGGCATCGTTGTTGCTGTGTTGTTCATTCTCGGTGTGGTGGTCGGAGTTCGCAGTCGTGGTTCTGGATCCAAGCAAGGTTGATCGGATGCATCAATGTTGACCAAGCTGCTCAATGCCATCCTGCGTGGTTCGATTGCACGCCGTTGGTTTGTCGTTGGCTGCTCGATTCTGATCAGTGTTTGGGGCGTTCTGAACGTTGTTCAGATGCCTCTGGATGTATTCCCCCCCTTTGCGCCACCACAGGTGGAGATTCAAACGGCTGCTCCTGGTCTTGCACCGGAGCAGGTTGAGCGCCAGATCAGTGCGCCCATTGAGGCGGCTGTGAATGGTTTGCCGGGTGTTGAGGTAGTGCGCTCGGCATCCAAGCCTGGCCTCTCGATGGTGCAGGTGGTGTTTCGCAATGCATCGCAGTTGCAGAACGCCCGGCAGTTGGTGTCGGAACGTTTGCAGCAGCTCCGCACCCAGTTGCCAGCGTCGGCCGATTCGCCGGACATCTCCCCGCCCCTTTCGCCCCTCGGCACCGTTCTCCAATACGCCTTCACGCTGCCTGATTCGGCGACGGCAGAGGAGCAATTGCGATTGCGCTCGTTGGTTCAAACCACCTATGAAAATGCGCTGCTCGCCATCCCTGGCGTCGCTCAGGTGACGATCTACGGCGGTGACCTGCCGCAGACACAAGTGCAGCTGAATCTGGAGGCTCTGCAGCAGCGCAATCTTGCTCTCTCTGATGTCGTTGAGGCAGCTCGCGCATCACAGTTCAACGGCCGCGGTGGTGTTCAGATTGCTGGCGGGCAAGAACGTTTAATCCTTCCTCCCTCCTTCAGCACGGCCAGTGCTGATTTGGAAAGGGCACCGTTGCGTTCAGCGACCGATCAGATCATCGCGTTGGGCGATGTCGCTGAGATCCGCCCCGGTGCTGCCTTGCGGCGTGGCGAAGCCACCTTCAATGCCAAGCCAGCGGTGGTGTTGATGATCAACAAGCAACCCGATGTGGACACTCCGCAGCTGACGCAAGCTGTAGAACAACGGGTTGAACAGCTGAATGCCTCCCTGCCGAAGGGTGTGGAGGTGCGCCAGACGTTCCGTCAGGCCCAGTTCATCGATATTGCTATCCGCAATGTGAGCGAATCACTGCTGCTGGGCGTTGTGATTGTGGCGGCTGTGTTGGTGCTGTTTCTGATGAACTGGCGCACTGCTTTGATCACTCTCAGTGCCATTCCGTTGTCGTTGTTGGTTGGTCTGTTGTTGATGCGCGGGCTTGGGCTTCAGCTCAACACCATGACCCTTGGTGGTTTGGTGGTGGCCATCGGATCGGTGGTCGACGATGCCATCGTTGACATGGAGAACTGCTATCGGGGGCTGCGCCGCAATCGGCAGTTGCCGCTGCCCCAAGACCCCTTGGACGTGGTGTTTTGCACTTCTGTGGAAGTCCGTCAGCCGGTGCTGTTTTCCACCCTGATCATCGTTGTGGTGTTTGCTCCAATCTTCACGCTCACGGGCGTGGAAGGGCGCATTTTTATGCCGATGGGCATTGCTTACGTTCTGTCGATTGTGGCGTCGACGCTTGTGGCGCTCACTCTTTCACCGGCCTTGTGTGCTCTGTTGCTGAGTCGGGCGCCGCTGCCGGCGAACACCTCTTGGGTTGAGGGCACAGCGGAGCGGCTCTACAAGCCGATTCTCAACATCGCTTGAACCAAGCCACGTCGCGTTTTGGCCCTTGCCATGGCTTTTGTACTGGCTGCTGTGTTGATCCTTCCAGGCCTTGGGCGGGTGTTCCTGCCGGAGTTTCGCGAGCAGTCGCTTGTGAATTCAATGGTTCTCTACCCCGGTGTGTCTCTCGAAATGACAACCCGCGCAGGCAAGGTTCTCTCAGAACGTCTCCAGTCCAGTGCAGATGTGAGCTGGATTCAAGTGCGCTCCGGGCGTGCACCAGGAGATGCCGATGGTGCAGGAGTGAATATCGCTCATGTGGATCTGGAATTGATTGATCAGGCCATGGCGGATCGCCCTGCTGCCATCGCGCGTATACGTGAGGCGTTTCTTGCTCTACCTGGTGTGGCCCCCAACATCGGTGGGTTCATCTCCCATCGGATGGATGAAGTGCTTTCTGGCGTACGCAGTGCCATCGCCATCAAGATTTCGGGCCCTGATTTGAATGAACTGCGCCGTCTAGGCGAACAGGTTCGCGATGTGGTGGGGGAGGTTCCAGGCGTGGTGGATCTGCAACTTGAGCCTCTGCTGCCGGTGCCCCAGATCCAGCTGACCATTGATCGTGAACGGGCACTTGAGGAAGGGGTGAGTCTTGCAACGCTTGCGGAAGCGACAGACGTTGCCCTGCATGGTGCACTCATCAGTCCTGCTGAGCCCGCCAGTGGCCGCTTTCCCCTGGTTGTGACCCTGTCTCCTTTGCAACGTGGTGATCTGGATGCCTTGCGCAGTGTGCCGATTCGAACCGCTTCAGGTGTACTGCAACCGCTCGGCGACTTTGTGGTGGTGAAGTCGACCCGTGGCCCGAACGAGATCAACCGTGAGGATGTGGCTCGACGGATCGTGGTGTCAGCCAACGTTGCCGGCCGCCCCTTGGGGCCGGTGGTGAATGACATTCGCAGCCAGGTGAGCAAGTCGGTGACGCTGCCGGCTGGGTACGCCATTCGCTACGGAGGCCAGTTCGAATCTGAACAACGCGCAACCCGCGCATTGGTTGTCTACAGCGGTTTGGCTGCGGTTCTGATCGCCTTGTTGATGTTGGTTGTGGTGGGCTCGTGGCCTGCCACGGTTGCGATCTTGATCAATCTTCCCCTTGCCCTTGTGGGTGGTCTGGTCGCTGTTCTGCTCAGCGGCGGTGTGCTGTCGGTGGCCTCACTCATCGGTTTCATCACCTTGTTTGGAGTCGCCGTTCGCAATGGCCTTCTGCTGGTGGACAACTTCAATCGACGCCATCAACGCGGTGAGCCGCAAATGGAGTTGATCTGCAATGGCAGCCTGGAGAGGCTCAACGCAATCTTGATGACGGCACTGACGTCATCACTGGGCATGTTGCCGTTGGCTCTTGCTTTTGGCGCCGGTAATGAAATTCTTCAGCCCCTTGCCATCGTTGTGCTCGGAGGTTTGATCACTTCCACAATGCTCACGCTGGTGGTGATTCCGGCTTTGTATGCCCGCTATGGACGTTGGCTTCTTCCTGCCACCGTTCGCTGACTCATTGGTGCCTGCAGAATTACTGCAGTAACAGGCGGATCCTTGCGGAAAGACTCGATTTCAAAGGTGAAGTTTCGAGCAGGCCCGTGAATTTCTGCACAACCTCCGTCTTTGCGCGCTGCTGATCTGTTTGAGAGAGATCACTTGAACGAACGTTGCATCACCGCTGTGGCTTGAAAAGCATCAGTGCACCAGAAACCGTGACGATAACGGTGAGTGCTCCGAGCAGCATTGGATAGAAGGGCTGGAGGTTCAGAACACCAAAGTTCCCCGTGTGGATCTTGAGAAGCCAGAAGGCATCAATCTCTTGCTCCAAGAGCAAGCTGTAAAGAGACCCTGTGCCGGCTGTGATCAGCAATGGGAGAGCGGCGATCGGAACGAGCCAACGATGAACTTTGCGTGCCCTTCGTGAAAAGTGTTGACTCATTGCTTGCGCAGCTGTGTGTGGAGTTCGCGCTCATCAGCACAGGGCATCCACTTCCCATTGTTTTGATGCACAGTTGTGCAGCCGATTTGTTGCGCGCGGATTTTAGCTTCTGCTTGGGTGGCATAAATTCCTTTGCTATGGCTCCACCCTGGTTCAGGCCGAGCTGCAACGAACAGGCCAATCACAGTGATACCCATCGCCAACTGCTGGAATCTGCAAGCCATTGCGCTCATCGGCCTTCGCAGTGTTCGACTGCTTTGAGGTAGTGCAGTTGGCCGGGGCTGTTCCGATTTCCAGGGTTGATTGCCTGTCGCATGCTGATCTGAACATCAACACAACGGTTATAACGGTGCATCTTCACGGCCTGTGGGATCAACAAGACGGCGATTGCCAGAAGGCTGAGGCTGCTGATGGCGGCCAGCAGCGGAACCGCATGAGCCCGCACCATCTCCAGAGCCGGTAACTGCTGTTGGCTGTGGTCGTTCATCGGACCTTTGATATCAATTCATTTTGGCTTGATTGTGGCGTTTCATGCCTGCCGGCTAACTTATGTTTCAGTTCTATGGAAATTAAGCCTGAACGGCTTAAGGGTATGAACCCTGGGTTTGGCTAAGCATCAGTTCGTTCTGGTGAGAGACTACCCCCTTGTCAGCACGGCTTGAGCAACCCGTTAAACACCAACGGATGCTCAGATACCGAGGCATCGAGATGTGGATCAACCTGCAAAAGAATGCACGATCAGGACCAAATTTTTTTGTGGCTTGAGTATCGTTTCAATCAAATAAAAACGACTCAAACCAGAGTTTTTTCATTTTCATGCGTGCTCTCCCGATCGCTTTGACCTTGGGCCTTTTGTTTGGCGGATTGGCTGAGCGAGGACCGATCGCCCATGCTCAATCCGTTGATGTCACAACCATCAAAGATGAACTCAGCCCCCGTGAATTTAGGGCCTATGGAGAAAGTTCACCTAAGAAACTGAAATCTCGCATTGGTGAACTCACATTCACCAAGGGCGGTTTTGCAGGCGGTTACCCCAGTCTTGAGACCATCGATACTCTTAAGAATGAGCTCGATTTTCAAAAGGCAACACAGGCGTACATCTGGGCCGTTCCGATTGTCAGTTATGCCCGATGGCTTGAGTCCCATGAAGAGCTTTTCGGTGCCAAAGATGGCCAGATTGTGCGGCTCACCTCTCCTAAAGCGAAGCAGGGAATTCTGACGGCAAATGCCACGACTCCCTATGCGGTTGCCTTTGCCGATCTCTCTAGAACAGGGCCACTGGTTTTTGACATTCCCAAAGGACTGTCAGCAGGGGTTGTCAATGACATCTGACAGCGTGGCATTCATGATTTCGGGATGTCTGGTCCGGATCAGGGCAATGGCGCGAAGCTGCTCGTCCTTGCGCCTCAGATGGCCATCCCCGATGGTTTGGATACCAAGGAGTACACCGTCATTCGCAATGGCTCCAACATTGCGTTTTTTGGGATCAGGGCTCTGATGCCTGATCCTGCTGAGGCGGATCAGCTGTTATCAAGTTTCCGCATCTTTCCCTATGCAGAACGTGCCAATCCCACCCTGAATCCGATCATTGATGTGGATGAAAGCACGGAGTGGGGGCAATGGCAGCCCCATGGGATGGTCTACTGGAAGGCATTGAAAAAAATCATGGATCGCGAAGTTTTTGAAGATCGCGATCGCTTCTTTTTGAGCATGCTCGCTTCGCTTGGTCTGGAGAAGGGCCAACCCTTACAGCTCACGGCGACTCAGGCTGAGATCTTGAAAGAAGCTGCCGTGATCGGTGAGGCCATGCTCAAATCGATCACCTTTGACAAGCCCTTCTCAAATAATGATCTTTACAAGGGCACGAACTGGGATCAGCTGATGGTGGTCACGGTGGATGACCGAGATGGTGATATGGATCAGCTGTATCGCAGGGCTGCCTTTACCTGGGAGGCTGTTTCAAGGGGCAAGGCTTATTACATTGAGAAGGCAGGCATCGGACAGCAATACCGGACGGCTTACAAGGATGGCAATGGCAACTTTTTGGAAGGCGACAAGCACTACAAGCTGACGATGCCGCCCAACGCGCCTGCGGAGGTGTTCTGGTCGATTGTGGTTTATGACGTCAATTCGCGCACGCTGATTCTCAACGATGAAGGCAGGGCTGCACTGAGCTCAAGAACAGGTCTGATTGAGAACGACGATGGTTCAGTGACGATGCACTTCAGCCCTGAATTGCCGGACGGCGTTAAAAAAGCCAATTGGATTCAGACCAATCCCAAGGAGAGCTGGTTCTCCTATCTGCGCTTTTACGGACCGACTCAGGCCTATTTCGATCAGACCTATCCCTTGCAGGACATCATGCCTGTGAACTAACGATTGCATGAGAAAGCCCCACCAAGGGGCTGCTACCAGAAGGGCTACTCGGGGTGCGAGATCAGTCCTTCCTGTTACATCAATGTCTTCAGGCATTCCAACTCAACAATTAGGACATTAAAGAATGAAAACCAAGCACTTCATCCTCACCGCCGCATGTCTTGCAGGATCAATTGCCGTTTCACCCCTTCAAGCGCAGGAGAGTCCAACCTATAAAGCGAAGGTTCCCGAGGTATTGCTAACTCCCGACAAGATGGAGAGCAGCTATCTCGGTGAACTGAGATTTCAAGACGGTTTTCCAACGAAGGACACTGCCTCCAAAGTGAGCTACTTCGTAGATATCTCCCGTGCGGTCGAACTGTTCATCAATGGAACGCCAGCCGCTTCGATGTATGGAATGCTGAACGGGCACGTCAAAATCGGTCTTAAGCCCAACCACTCAATAGGGATCACTGAGCAGTTGATGAATGCCCGTTCCCTGTGGCTCACGCCACAGACGACCACGCCTTACGTGCATGCGGAAATCGATGTGAAAGACGGACCCGTGGTGATCGAGATCGGCACACCGGTTCTCGGTTTTGTGAATGATGCCTTCTTCCGTTATGTCACGGACCTGGGGGTGGTCGGTGCCGACAAGGGCAAGGGAGGCAAATACCTCTTGGTGGGCCCTGACTATGAAGGGGAGATTCCCGAAGGATATTTCGTCTCCAAGACATCGACCTATCGTCATTGGGCGTTGATGCGTATTGCCGCCAAGCCCGGTGAAACCAAAGAGGCCATTGAGGCCTTCAAGAAAACCTTCAAGATTTACCCGCTTGCCGACGCCAACAATCCCGAGCCGACTGGGTTTATCAATCTGTCAAACAAGCAATACAACACTATTCATGCCAATGATGCGAGCATTTATGACGAGCTCAATGAAGTGATTCAGTATGAGCCCGCGACCGCTTGGGATCCTGAGCTAGTAGGGCTGGCTGGAGCGATTGGCATCAAAAAAGGACAGACGTTCAAGCCGGACGATCGGATGAAGACAATCCTCACCGAGGCTTCCACCATCGCCAATGCCTATGCCAGGACCGTCGTCTTCAGCCCTCGCAATCAAGAGGTTTACTTCTATCCCGGGAAGCGTCAGTGGTATTCACCTCTGGCTGGAGGGAGCCATGAGTTTCTCAACAATGGCGAGCGAGTGTTAGATGATCGCCTGATCTTTTACTACTACGCCACGGGCAGCACCCCGATGATGGTCAAGCCAATGGTTGGCAAGGGTTCGGTCTATGCGATGGCAACCACTGATGGCAATGGCGTGCCTCTGAATGGAGCGATGACCTACAAGGTGACGTTGCCAGCTCCGATCC
Coding sequences within it:
- a CDS encoding DUF1254 domain-containing protein — translated: MKTKHFILTAACLAGSIAVSPLQAQESPTYKAKVPEVLLTPDKMESSYLGELRFQDGFPTKDTASKVSYFVDISRAVELFINGTPAASMYGMLNGHVKIGLKPNHSIGITEQLMNARSLWLTPQTTTPYVHAEIDVKDGPVVIEIGTPVLGFVNDAFFRYVTDLGVVGADKGKGGKYLLVGPDYEGEIPEGYFVSKTSTYRHWALMRIAAKPGETKEAIEAFKKTFKIYPLADANNPEPTGFINLSNKQYNTIHANDASIYDELNEVIQYEPATAWDPELVGLAGAIGIKKGQTFKPDDRMKTILTEASTIANAYARTVVFSPRNQEVYFYPGKRQWYSPLAGGSHEFLNNGERVLDDRLIFYYYATGSTPMMVKPMVGKGSVYAMATTDGNGVPLNGAMTYKVTLPAPIPAKDFWSFMVYDNQTRSILETDQVTGGLDSNSKGVKLNDDGSATVYFGPKAPEGQDGNWVQTMPGKGYNAILRLYGPLEPWFEKSWMPGDFESVK
- a CDS encoding efflux RND transporter periplasmic adaptor subunit codes for the protein MRALFLCCAVLCVSAQGLVTPAALAHSGHGDEFVQNGEVDQVKASPDQDQLLGIITDAPQSGPDGQLTVPSVAVVDAAGKPLVFVRSGSTYDPVFVRLGAATNDRIVVLEGVTADEQVVVSGALSLYAESQKRDRVPVEKSPTSTAVAESGQAAVEPVQNSAPAWILPGGIVVAVLFILGVVVGVRSRGSGSKQG
- a CDS encoding DUF1254 domain-containing protein, with translation MRALPIALTLGLLFGGLAERGPIAHAQSVDVTTIKDELSPREFRAYGESSPKKLKSRIGELTFTKGGFAGGYPSLETIDTLKNELDFQKATQAYIWAVPIVSYARWLESHEELFGAKDGQIVRLTSPKAKQGILTANATTPYAVAFADLSRTGPLVFDIPKGLSAGVVNDI
- a CDS encoding DUF1214 domain-containing protein, with amino-acid sequence MSGPDQGNGAKLLVLAPQMAIPDGLDTKEYTVIRNGSNIAFFGIRALMPDPAEADQLLSSFRIFPYAERANPTLNPIIDVDESTEWGQWQPHGMVYWKALKKIMDREVFEDRDRFFLSMLASLGLEKGQPLQLTATQAEILKEAAVIGEAMLKSITFDKPFSNNDLYKGTNWDQLMVVTVDDRDGDMDQLYRRAAFTWEAVSRGKAYYIEKAGIGQQYRTAYKDGNGNFLEGDKHYKLTMPPNAPAEVFWSIVVYDVNSRTLILNDEGRAALSSRTGLIENDDGSVTMHFSPELPDGVKKANWIQTNPKESWFSYLRFYGPTQAYFDQTYPLQDIMPVN
- a CDS encoding DUF3721 domain-containing protein → MGITVIGLFVAARPEPGWSHSKGIYATQAEAKIRAQQIGCTTVHQNNGKWMPCADERELHTQLRKQ